The proteins below are encoded in one region of Pseudonocardia sp. DSM 110487:
- a CDS encoding AEC family transporter, translated as MSEIAQLTLPIFGVIALGWTAIRTHLTPPTALDALSAFAFRFALPALVFRLVSSQPLAGSLNPAFYGGYLLSGSLVFAFAFILSRILDRPAVATAGARATAATVSNLGFLGPPLMLTFFGERGAGPLAMAILAEIMVLLSVGAVIMSAARDGDRAGVGSLVLRGTVLNPIVMAILMGAALAATGLAVPGPLDRFLGFLGSAAGPTALFALGGALATQHIDRGTVASAAAVTTAKLLAYPALVWFVLAHLLRVDPFWVQSGVLMAALPTAGNVYVVAQRYSADADQVSTVIVLSTLASVATVPLVATLAMV; from the coding sequence GTGAGCGAGATCGCCCAGCTCACCCTCCCGATCTTCGGCGTCATCGCGTTGGGCTGGACGGCGATCCGGACCCACCTCACGCCCCCGACGGCACTGGATGCGCTCAGCGCGTTCGCATTTCGGTTCGCCCTGCCGGCACTGGTCTTCCGGCTCGTCAGCAGCCAGCCGCTCGCCGGCTCGCTCAACCCGGCGTTCTACGGTGGCTACCTGCTGAGCGGCAGTCTGGTTTTCGCGTTCGCGTTCATCCTCTCGCGGATCCTCGATCGGCCCGCCGTTGCCACCGCAGGCGCCCGCGCCACCGCGGCCACCGTCAGCAACCTCGGCTTCCTCGGGCCGCCACTGATGCTGACCTTCTTCGGCGAACGCGGCGCAGGCCCCCTCGCGATGGCGATCCTGGCCGAGATCATGGTGCTGCTCTCCGTCGGCGCCGTGATCATGAGCGCGGCCCGGGACGGTGATCGCGCGGGAGTCGGTTCCCTCGTGCTCCGCGGAACCGTGCTGAACCCGATCGTCATGGCGATCCTCATGGGCGCCGCACTCGCCGCCACCGGACTGGCGGTGCCCGGCCCGCTGGACCGGTTCCTCGGCTTCCTGGGCAGCGCGGCCGGCCCGACCGCCCTCTTCGCGCTCGGCGGGGCGCTCGCCACCCAGCACATCGACCGCGGCACCGTCGCCTCCGCGGCCGCGGTCACAACGGCTAAGCTCCTCGCCTACCCCGCGCTGGTCTGGTTCGTGCTGGCCCACCTACTGCGGGTGGATCCCTTCTGGGTCCAGTCGGGAGTGCTGATGGCCGCGCTGCCCACAGCGGGGAACGTCTACGTCGTCGCGCAGCGCTACTCGGCCGACGCCGATCAGGTCTCTACGGTGATCGTGCTCTCCACGCTGGCCAGCGTCGCGACCGTCCCCCTCGTGGCCACGCTGGCCATGGTGTGA
- a CDS encoding NAD(P)-dependent oxidoreductase yields MSIGFLGLGVMGGPMALNLAEAGTPLVVWNRSAEKCDPLRAAGAKVAISPAEVFDEARVVLLMLAGGDAIDSALGRGPAGFDVDVAGRTIVHMGTTPPGFSRRLEADVRAAGGKYVEAPVSGSRTPAEAGELVAMLAGEPAAVRDVRPVLGPMCRETIVCGPVPNGLLMKYSVNLFLVTMVTGLAEAAHFADRHGLDMQQFMGVLDVGPMASSVSRVKVRKLVDRDFRVQAAIADVLENNCDPIADAARQAGIASPLLDVCRALFGEAHSLGLGATDMVAVIRAIEQRTAALG; encoded by the coding sequence ATGAGCATCGGGTTCCTCGGGCTCGGCGTCATGGGCGGACCCATGGCGCTCAACCTGGCAGAGGCGGGGACACCGCTCGTGGTCTGGAACCGCTCGGCCGAGAAGTGTGATCCGCTGCGTGCGGCCGGGGCGAAGGTGGCGATCAGCCCCGCCGAGGTCTTCGACGAAGCCCGCGTGGTGCTCCTCATGCTGGCCGGCGGGGACGCGATCGACTCCGCACTGGGACGTGGTCCGGCCGGGTTCGACGTCGATGTCGCCGGGCGCACGATCGTCCACATGGGAACGACTCCGCCCGGCTTCTCGCGTCGGCTGGAAGCCGACGTTCGCGCTGCCGGCGGGAAGTACGTCGAAGCCCCTGTCTCCGGCTCGCGGACACCGGCCGAGGCGGGGGAGCTCGTGGCCATGCTGGCCGGCGAGCCCGCCGCGGTGCGGGACGTCCGCCCGGTGCTCGGCCCGATGTGCCGCGAGACGATCGTGTGCGGGCCCGTGCCGAACGGGCTGCTGATGAAGTACTCGGTCAACCTGTTCCTGGTCACCATGGTGACCGGCCTGGCCGAAGCCGCGCACTTCGCCGACCGGCACGGCCTGGACATGCAGCAGTTCATGGGTGTGCTGGACGTGGGTCCGATGGCCAGCAGCGTGTCGCGGGTGAAGGTGCGCAAGCTGGTGGACCGGGATTTCCGGGTTCAGGCCGCGATCGCGGATGTGCTGGAGAACAACTGCGATCCCATCGCGGACGCGGCGCGACAGGCCGGCATCGCCTCGCCGCTGCTGGACGTCTGCCGTGCCCTCTTCGGCGAGGCCCACTCCCTCGGCCTCGGGGCAACCGACATGGTCGCCGTGATCCGGGCGATCGAACAACGGACCGCCGCGCTCGGGTGA
- a CDS encoding TetR/AcrR family transcriptional regulator: protein MPSPERRPRDRMVYSAAQLIRARGVTATGVRDVVEHASAPRGSFQHYFPGGKDQLVGEAVAWAGDFAARWVASYRRAEAAPSPDGLFAHVVRPWKDEFSARGYERGCPVMATAADLAGGESAVNTQLRRALGQWEHAVADELVGMGVLPARARSLAVLMISALEGAIMWARVDRDTTPLDIVVTELAPLLQAAGREATLSGCHDEGAPGGTLPGEPAEDVTRHC, encoded by the coding sequence ATGCCCAGCCCGGAGCGCCGCCCTCGGGACCGCATGGTCTACAGCGCGGCCCAGCTGATCCGCGCTCGCGGAGTGACGGCAACGGGCGTGCGCGACGTGGTCGAACACGCGAGCGCCCCGCGCGGTTCGTTCCAGCACTACTTCCCCGGCGGGAAGGACCAGCTCGTCGGGGAGGCCGTCGCGTGGGCGGGGGACTTCGCGGCACGGTGGGTGGCCTCCTACCGCCGGGCCGAGGCCGCACCGTCACCGGACGGGCTGTTCGCCCACGTCGTCCGGCCGTGGAAGGACGAGTTCTCCGCGCGTGGATACGAGCGCGGGTGCCCGGTCATGGCGACCGCCGCCGACCTGGCGGGCGGTGAGTCCGCGGTCAACACGCAGCTGCGGCGCGCGCTCGGGCAGTGGGAGCACGCCGTCGCCGACGAGCTCGTGGGAATGGGCGTGCTGCCGGCTCGCGCCCGCAGCCTCGCCGTCCTGATGATCAGCGCTCTCGAAGGCGCGATCATGTGGGCCAGGGTGGACCGCGACACGACGCCACTGGACATCGTCGTCACCGAGCTCGCGCCACTGCTGCAGGCGGCTGGGCGTGAGGCGACCCTGTCGGGTTGCCACGACGAGGGGGCGCCGGGTGGAACGCTACCGGGCGAGCCGGCCGAGGACGTCACCCGACATTGCTAG
- a CDS encoding DoxX family protein, whose amino-acid sequence MHTAYVVVTLLAVVANLAIALADVLRAKFVLANSASVGVPESWLVPLGLVKAAGAAGLVLGLLGVPLIGTVAAAGLVLFFVGAVLTHLRARNYALGFPGVFLALAAGAFVLSLA is encoded by the coding sequence ATGCACACCGCATACGTGGTGGTCACGCTGCTCGCAGTCGTGGCCAACCTCGCCATCGCGCTCGCGGACGTCCTGCGCGCGAAGTTCGTGCTCGCCAACTCCGCGAGCGTCGGGGTGCCGGAGTCGTGGCTCGTGCCGCTGGGCCTGGTCAAGGCGGCCGGAGCGGCCGGCCTGGTGCTGGGTCTGCTGGGAGTGCCGCTGATCGGCACGGTCGCCGCGGCCGGCCTCGTGCTGTTCTTCGTCGGCGCCGTGCTCACCCACCTGCGGGCGCGCAACTACGCGTTGGGGTTCCCGGGCGTCTTCCTCGCCCTCGCCGCGGGGGCGTTCGTGCTCAGCCTGGCGTGA
- a CDS encoding LacI family DNA-binding transcriptional regulator has protein sequence MRDVALAAGVSPKTVSNVVNDYVHVRPETRALVRRYVEELGYRPQAVGRQLRRGRTGAIALAVPHIDVPYFADLAALLVSAARERGLTVVVEQTDGDIEREREVAAGFPVRFADGLIFSPLSMPPSELEAPRHDTPMVLIGEHGGGAAVDHVTIASVAIGALATTHLAAAGRRRIAMIGYKKARPLPVMQQRMLGYTQALRAAGLPVDRALIRDVSEWNRQPGADAVDALLAEHPDIDAVFAANDVLAIGALSALHRHGRRVPDDVAVVGVDDVPESRFTTPPLTTVAIDRAFVVGSALEMITSRLADPTLPPRHLTAPHRLVVRESA, from the coding sequence ATGCGCGACGTGGCGCTCGCCGCGGGCGTGTCGCCGAAGACCGTGTCCAACGTCGTGAACGACTACGTGCACGTCCGGCCCGAGACCCGCGCCCTCGTCCGGCGGTACGTCGAGGAGCTCGGCTACCGCCCGCAGGCGGTCGGCCGGCAGCTGCGCCGGGGACGCACCGGTGCGATCGCGCTCGCCGTCCCCCACATCGACGTGCCCTACTTCGCCGACCTGGCGGCCCTGCTCGTGAGCGCGGCCCGCGAGCGGGGGCTGACGGTCGTCGTCGAGCAGACCGACGGCGACATCGAACGCGAGCGCGAGGTGGCCGCTGGCTTCCCCGTCCGGTTCGCCGACGGGCTGATCTTCAGCCCGCTCTCGATGCCCCCGTCGGAGCTGGAGGCGCCGCGGCACGACACGCCGATGGTGCTGATCGGGGAGCACGGCGGTGGGGCCGCGGTCGACCACGTGACCATCGCCAGCGTCGCCATCGGCGCCCTGGCCACCACCCATCTCGCGGCCGCGGGCAGGCGGCGCATCGCGATGATCGGCTACAAGAAGGCCCGGCCGTTGCCGGTGATGCAGCAGCGGATGCTCGGCTACACGCAGGCACTGCGCGCGGCCGGGTTGCCGGTCGACCGCGCCCTGATCCGCGACGTGTCCGAGTGGAACCGCCAACCCGGCGCCGACGCCGTCGACGCGCTTCTCGCCGAGCACCCCGACATCGACGCCGTCTTCGCCGCCAACGACGTGCTCGCCATCGGCGCGCTCAGCGCGTTGCACCGGCACGGGCGACGGGTGCCCGACGACGTGGCGGTCGTCGGGGTCGACGACGTGCCCGAGTCGCGCTTCACCACTCCCCCGCTCACCACCGTCGCGATCGACAGGGCGTTCGTGGTCGGGTCGGCGCTGGAGATGATCACATCCCGGCTGGCCGACCCGACCCTCCCGCCCCGGCACCTCACGGCCCCGCACCGCCTCGTCGTGCGGGAGAGTGCGTGA
- a CDS encoding extracellular solute-binding protein, which produces MTTSHRLSRRTLLRATAAAGGAALLSSCAGGSGNAVDLAYWNFFGGSDGKLMVELVNRFRAEAPNVRVTATTLMWGPPYYTKLAMACAGGRAPDLATMHGSRLSTFGRDLLDEWDLDELAARGVSLDEFPQPVLDRVLVDGRLMALPLDTHPLVLYYNTDICEKAGLLAPDGTLAPIHGAEQMLDAGRRAAEVTGAIGIALGSLHEAHIWMPFWSGYRQLGGQMLLPDGGPAEVDRDAMVGAMTFLRDLCDGTICSPSLDGQSSPAAFASQQAGFLFVGPWEVTSARTAEIPFSMTQFPALFGDTPYVRADSHSFVLPTQAQVDPAARSAAYDMAVSMLRNSLAWAAGGGHIPALSAVADSPEYLAEKPVSNYRGAAQVVAFDPEAYFSGSGSTLMARAGQSLQGVTSRALTPEQGADDLIGWLDDQLTLGSPL; this is translated from the coding sequence ATGACGACCTCGCACCGCCTCTCGCGCCGCACCCTGCTGCGCGCAACGGCCGCCGCCGGCGGCGCCGCCCTCCTGTCCTCGTGCGCGGGGGGCTCGGGGAACGCCGTCGACCTGGCGTACTGGAACTTCTTCGGAGGCAGCGACGGCAAGCTCATGGTGGAGCTCGTCAACCGCTTCCGGGCGGAAGCGCCCAACGTCCGGGTCACGGCCACGACGCTCATGTGGGGCCCGCCGTATTACACGAAGCTGGCGATGGCGTGTGCCGGCGGCCGGGCGCCCGACCTCGCCACGATGCACGGGTCCCGGCTGTCGACGTTCGGCCGTGACCTGCTCGACGAGTGGGACCTCGACGAGCTCGCCGCGCGCGGCGTCTCGCTGGACGAGTTCCCGCAGCCCGTCCTGGACCGGGTGCTGGTCGACGGCCGGTTGATGGCACTGCCGCTCGACACCCACCCGCTCGTCCTCTACTACAACACCGACATCTGCGAGAAGGCCGGGCTGCTCGCCCCGGACGGCACGCTGGCGCCGATCCACGGGGCGGAGCAGATGCTCGACGCGGGGAGGCGGGCAGCCGAGGTCACCGGCGCCATCGGCATCGCGCTCGGCTCGCTCCACGAAGCGCACATCTGGATGCCGTTCTGGTCGGGGTACCGCCAGCTCGGCGGGCAGATGCTGCTGCCGGACGGTGGCCCGGCCGAGGTGGACCGGGACGCGATGGTCGGTGCGATGACGTTCCTGCGCGACCTGTGCGATGGCACCATCTGCTCACCGAGCCTCGACGGCCAGTCCTCGCCCGCCGCGTTCGCCAGCCAGCAGGCCGGGTTCCTGTTCGTGGGCCCGTGGGAGGTGACCTCCGCGCGCACGGCCGAGATCCCCTTCTCGATGACGCAGTTCCCCGCGCTCTTCGGCGACACCCCATACGTGCGGGCCGACAGCCACAGCTTCGTGCTGCCGACGCAGGCCCAGGTCGATCCGGCGGCGCGCAGCGCCGCCTACGACATGGCGGTGTCGATGCTGCGCAACAGCCTCGCATGGGCGGCGGGCGGCGGCCACATCCCGGCGCTGTCCGCGGTGGCCGACAGCCCCGAGTACCTGGCCGAGAAACCGGTGTCCAACTATCGGGGGGCGGCGCAGGTGGTGGCGTTCGACCCGGAGGCCTACTTCTCCGGATCCGGATCGACGTTGATGGCGCGGGCCGGGCAGAGCCTGCAGGGCGTCACGTCGCGGGCGCTCACACCCGAGCAGGGGGCCGACGACCTGATCGGCTGGCTCGACGACCAGCTCACCCTGGGGAGCCCGCTATGA
- a CDS encoding carbohydrate ABC transporter permease, whose translation MSAGTVAAPGRVEQPTAPRRGPSLVGGRGGIWFVLPFMAVYAAFVLWPLLYGLGLSFFDTSLVRAESRFVGFDNYVRLFADSEVWRTLGITVLFTIGSTIPLVVIALVMALLVQTGVRGQWFWRFVYFAPFLLPVATVVLIWQWLFSGDYGLINAALTGIGLPEVGWLTDPAVGLWSVVLLTVWWTIGFNFLLYLAALQAIPAQLYEAAEIDGAGGWRRLFGITLPLLNRTTGLVIVLQVLASLKLFDQAYILYRANGGPGGSATPILQYVYDTGFTDYRLGYASAISYVFFVLIILIALVQARLSRRSES comes from the coding sequence ATGAGCGCCGGGACGGTCGCCGCGCCGGGTCGCGTCGAGCAGCCCACCGCCCCGCGGCGAGGGCCGAGCCTCGTGGGCGGGCGCGGCGGGATCTGGTTCGTCCTGCCGTTCATGGCGGTCTACGCCGCGTTCGTGCTGTGGCCACTGCTCTACGGCCTCGGCCTGAGCTTCTTCGACACCAGCCTGGTGCGGGCCGAGTCGCGGTTCGTCGGGTTCGACAACTACGTGCGCCTGTTCGCCGATTCCGAGGTCTGGCGCACGCTGGGCATCACGGTCCTGTTCACGATCGGCAGCACGATCCCGCTGGTCGTGATCGCGCTGGTGATGGCGCTGCTCGTGCAGACCGGGGTGCGGGGCCAGTGGTTCTGGCGCTTCGTGTACTTCGCGCCGTTCCTGCTGCCGGTGGCCACGGTCGTGCTGATCTGGCAGTGGCTGTTCTCCGGCGACTACGGCTTGATCAACGCGGCGCTGACGGGGATCGGGCTGCCCGAGGTGGGGTGGCTCACCGATCCGGCCGTGGGTCTGTGGTCGGTCGTCCTGCTCACCGTCTGGTGGACGATCGGGTTCAACTTCCTGCTCTACCTCGCCGCCCTGCAGGCCATCCCGGCCCAGCTGTACGAGGCCGCCGAGATCGACGGCGCGGGCGGATGGCGCCGGCTGTTCGGGATCACGCTCCCACTGCTGAACCGCACCACCGGGCTGGTGATCGTGTTGCAGGTGCTGGCCTCGCTCAAGCTGTTCGACCAGGCCTACATCCTCTACAGGGCGAACGGGGGGCCGGGCGGGTCGGCGACGCCGATCCTGCAGTACGTCTACGACACCGGGTTCACCGACTACCGCTTGGGGTACGCGTCGGCCATCTCCTACGTGTTCTTCGTGCTGATCATCCTGATCGCCCTCGTCCAGGCCCGGCTCAGCCGCAGGAGCGAATCGTGA
- a CDS encoding carbohydrate ABC transporter permease produces the protein MTTANTTADPATAPVLPRARRSRAPEGADIRRYTPLARAGLITALAVLAVLWLAPLFWAVVTSLKHEADTTVVPLEVVPDRGFTLQAYASVLADGNLVTWFFNSTLVTVVITVLTVALSAAAAYGFSRTRFRGRNALFALTIAGIMVPPQILIVPLYRQMLAMGLADTYAGIILPQLVLPAMVFILKKFFDGIPRELEEAARVDGAGQLRIFLQIVLPLSRSILAAVSIFVFIHAWNNFLWPFIITSDPGLMTLPVGLVQVQSAFGVRYAQVMASAILAGLPLIVVFMLFQRQIIRGVATTGLGGT, from the coding sequence GTGACCACCGCGAACACGACAGCCGATCCCGCCACGGCGCCCGTCCTGCCCCGGGCCCGCCGGTCGCGCGCCCCCGAGGGGGCGGACATCCGGCGGTACACGCCGCTCGCCCGCGCCGGGCTGATCACCGCGCTCGCGGTGCTGGCCGTGCTCTGGCTGGCCCCGCTCTTCTGGGCGGTGGTCACATCGCTCAAGCACGAGGCCGACACCACCGTCGTGCCGCTGGAGGTCGTGCCCGACCGCGGGTTCACGCTCCAGGCCTATGCCTCGGTGCTCGCCGACGGGAACCTCGTCACGTGGTTCTTCAACAGCACCCTGGTCACGGTGGTGATCACGGTGCTCACCGTCGCGCTCTCCGCGGCCGCGGCCTACGGGTTCTCGCGCACCCGCTTCCGGGGCCGGAACGCGCTCTTCGCGCTGACGATCGCCGGGATCATGGTGCCGCCGCAGATCCTCATCGTGCCGCTGTACCGGCAGATGCTCGCGATGGGCCTCGCCGACACCTACGCCGGGATCATCCTGCCGCAGCTGGTGCTGCCGGCGATGGTGTTCATCCTCAAGAAGTTCTTCGACGGCATCCCGCGCGAGCTGGAGGAGGCCGCCCGCGTGGACGGCGCAGGCCAGCTGCGGATCTTCCTGCAGATCGTGCTCCCGCTGTCGCGGTCGATCCTCGCCGCCGTGTCGATCTTCGTGTTCATCCACGCGTGGAACAACTTCCTGTGGCCGTTCATCATCACCTCCGACCCCGGCCTGATGACACTCCCGGTGGGGCTCGTGCAGGTGCAAAGTGCCTTCGGGGTGCGGTATGCACAGGTGATGGCCTCGGCGATCCTGGCGGGGCTGCCGCTGATCGTCGTGTTCATGCTGTTCCAGCGCCAGATCATCCGCGGGGTCGCCACCACCGGCCTCGGCGGGACGTAG
- a CDS encoding alpha-N-arabinofuranosidase — translation MPRARLTIDPDFTIAPVPRRLFGSFVEHMGRCVYTGIFEPGHPKVDADGLRTDVLDLVRELGPTVVRYPGGNFVSGYEWEDGVGPKDQRPRRLDRAWRSIETNEFGLGEFARWTKAAGVEPMMAINLGTRGIQEACDILEYANHPGGTKYSDLRRAHGSAEPFDVKLWCLGNEMDGPWQVGHKTAAEYGRLAAETARAMRLVDPTIELVACGSSNSRMPTFGEWERVVLEETYDQVDYISAHAYYQEHDHPGDFLACARDMDVFIESVVATADAVRARGKHRKRIDVSFDEWNVWYQSRHHDSAIAKGESGWEVAPRVIEDEYSITDAVVVGTLLNSLLRHGDRVTVACQAQLVNVIGLLRSEPGGPAWKQSIAHPFEQVRRRATGEILDVRVHSDRYETPRFGDVDLVDASGTWDAENGVVALFLANRDQTDAATVEVGVRGFGELRVQHAAVLAAAEGQDRHTTNDEQHPDRVGLRPLDGVEVADGQATMTLPPLSWAVVQLSRA, via the coding sequence TTGCCCCGCGCACGCCTGACCATCGACCCCGACTTCACGATCGCACCGGTTCCCCGGCGCCTGTTCGGCTCGTTCGTCGAGCACATGGGCCGCTGCGTCTACACCGGAATCTTCGAGCCCGGCCACCCGAAGGTCGACGCCGACGGCCTGCGCACCGACGTGCTCGACCTGGTGCGGGAGCTCGGCCCCACCGTCGTGCGCTACCCGGGCGGCAACTTCGTCTCCGGCTACGAGTGGGAGGACGGCGTCGGCCCGAAGGACCAGCGGCCACGGCGCCTGGACCGGGCGTGGCGCTCGATCGAGACCAACGAGTTCGGGCTCGGCGAGTTCGCGCGCTGGACGAAGGCGGCCGGCGTCGAGCCGATGATGGCGATCAACCTCGGCACCCGCGGCATCCAGGAGGCGTGCGACATCCTGGAGTACGCCAACCACCCGGGCGGCACGAAGTACTCCGACCTGCGCCGCGCCCACGGCAGCGCCGAGCCGTTCGACGTCAAGCTGTGGTGCCTGGGCAACGAGATGGACGGCCCGTGGCAGGTGGGGCACAAGACCGCCGCCGAGTACGGGCGCCTCGCCGCCGAGACGGCGCGGGCCATGCGGCTGGTCGACCCGACCATCGAGCTGGTCGCCTGCGGAAGTTCCAACTCCCGCATGCCGACGTTCGGCGAGTGGGAGCGGGTGGTGCTCGAGGAGACCTACGACCAGGTCGACTACATCTCCGCCCACGCCTACTACCAGGAGCACGACCACCCGGGCGACTTCCTCGCCTGCGCCCGCGACATGGACGTCTTCATCGAGTCCGTCGTCGCCACCGCCGACGCCGTGCGCGCCCGCGGCAAGCACCGCAAGCGGATCGACGTCTCCTTCGACGAGTGGAACGTCTGGTACCAGTCGCGCCACCACGACTCCGCGATCGCCAAGGGCGAGAGCGGGTGGGAGGTGGCGCCGCGGGTGATCGAGGACGAGTACTCGATCACCGACGCCGTGGTCGTCGGCACCCTGCTCAACTCCCTGCTTCGCCACGGCGACCGCGTCACGGTGGCCTGCCAGGCGCAGCTGGTCAACGTGATCGGGCTCCTGCGCAGCGAGCCCGGTGGGCCGGCGTGGAAGCAGTCGATCGCGCACCCGTTCGAACAGGTCCGCAGGCGCGCAACCGGGGAGATCCTGGACGTCCGGGTGCACAGCGACCGCTACGAGACGCCCCGCTTCGGCGACGTCGACCTGGTGGATGCGTCCGGTACGTGGGACGCCGAGAACGGGGTGGTCGCGCTGTTCCTGGCCAACCGCGACCAGACGGATGCGGCCACGGTGGAGGTCGGCGTGCGCGGCTTCGGCGAGCTGCGCGTGCAGCACGCCGCGGTGCTCGCGGCGGCCGAGGGGCAGGACCGCCACACGACCAACGACGAGCAGCACCCCGACCGGGTCGGCCTCCGCCCGCTGGACGGCGTGGAGGTCGCGGACGGGCAGGCGACGATGACGCTGCCGCCGCTGTCGTGGGCGGTGGTGCAGCTGTCCCGCGCCTGA
- a CDS encoding LysR family transcriptional regulator yields MVEIREIEALIAVAEELHFGRAAARLRLATATVSHTIRGLERRVGGRLFERTSRRVRLTPLGEQLVGDVRPAHEQLRRAFAEARQAAAARTRELLIGFSRSIPPSLIEAVRVKVEKMQPGTRIVQVDVTQLDVLQYQKRVGLGLDAVVGWFPPGTRDRPATGMRAGPIIALDEPAVLIHPAHPLACSSPLNIEQLTDLTFIDVTGMESMSAPWVPYTTPAGRPIEREHRDLRYNEELFVHLVREHGRLAHLTTQGLSAAWPLGELVLVPVDGWKPFEARTMWPATAETSAIKQFAQLAGSIGRGSHQS; encoded by the coding sequence GTGGTGGAGATACGCGAGATCGAGGCGCTGATTGCCGTGGCCGAGGAGCTCCACTTCGGTCGGGCCGCTGCACGGCTGCGGTTGGCCACCGCGACCGTGAGCCACACGATCCGCGGCCTGGAGCGCCGGGTCGGCGGACGGTTGTTCGAGCGGACCAGCCGCCGAGTGCGGCTGACCCCGCTCGGCGAGCAGCTTGTCGGCGATGTGCGCCCTGCTCACGAACAGCTGCGACGGGCGTTCGCTGAGGCGCGGCAAGCCGCTGCGGCACGTACCCGGGAACTGCTGATCGGATTCAGCCGCTCCATTCCGCCGTCCCTGATCGAGGCGGTTCGGGTCAAAGTCGAGAAGATGCAACCGGGCACCCGAATCGTTCAGGTGGACGTCACCCAGTTGGACGTCCTCCAGTACCAGAAGCGGGTCGGGCTCGGCTTGGACGCTGTTGTCGGCTGGTTCCCACCGGGCACTCGCGACCGTCCAGCCACCGGAATGCGCGCCGGCCCGATCATCGCCCTCGACGAACCCGCCGTGCTCATCCACCCGGCCCACCCGCTCGCATGCAGCAGCCCGCTGAACATCGAGCAGCTGACCGACCTGACCTTCATCGACGTGACCGGCATGGAGAGCATGAGTGCGCCCTGGGTGCCATATACCACACCCGCAGGCCGACCGATCGAGCGTGAGCACCGCGACCTGCGCTACAACGAGGAACTCTTCGTCCACCTCGTCCGCGAGCACGGCCGCCTGGCGCACCTGACCACCCAGGGCCTTTCAGCTGCCTGGCCACTCGGTGAGCTGGTGCTCGTGCCGGTTGACGGCTGGAAACCATTTGAAGCCCGTACGATGTGGCCGGCTACCGCCGAAACATCCGCGATCAAACAGTTCGCGCAACTGGCCGGTTCCATCGGCCGAGGATCGCACCAGTCCTGA
- a CDS encoding RidA family protein, giving the protein MKDVHERFRYSPGVKAGPLLFMAGQLGRDEHLNVVEDKEAQFAQAFENVEKVLSAAGATFDDVVDMISYHTDMRDLQLFIDVKDRFFTNPDRLPTWTALGVAALAMPGLFAEIKCTALLPD; this is encoded by the coding sequence ATGAAGGACGTTCATGAGCGTTTTCGGTATTCGCCCGGCGTGAAGGCCGGGCCTCTCCTGTTCATGGCCGGCCAACTGGGGCGCGACGAACACCTGAACGTGGTCGAGGACAAGGAGGCGCAGTTCGCTCAGGCGTTCGAGAACGTCGAGAAGGTCCTCAGTGCGGCCGGGGCCACGTTCGACGATGTCGTGGACATGATCAGCTACCACACGGACATGCGAGACCTGCAGCTCTTCATCGACGTGAAGGATCGGTTCTTCACGAATCCGGACCGGCTGCCGACCTGGACCGCGCTCGGCGTGGCCGCCTTGGCCATGCCGGGACTGTTCGCCGAGATCAAATGCACGGCGCTTCTGCCTGACTGA
- a CDS encoding DUF6247 family protein yields the protein MRAISLSGRPPLLPVDASAFDEAYASALTAARENLDLTDLFACLERWRRVALLQRDPSRFASIARRAAERLTGHEVPADEPLAETRRRAGI from the coding sequence TTGCGGGCGATCTCACTGTCGGGTCGCCCGCCGCTGCTCCCCGTAGATGCCAGTGCGTTCGACGAGGCCTACGCCTCAGCGCTGACCGCCGCACGCGAGAACCTCGACCTCACCGACCTGTTCGCGTGCCTGGAGCGCTGGCGACGTGTCGCGCTGCTGCAGCGGGACCCGTCGCGGTTCGCCTCCATCGCCCGTCGCGCGGCAGAACGCCTCACCGGCCACGAAGTGCCCGCCGACGAGCCGCTGGCCGAGACGCGTCGCCGCGCCGGCATCTGA